Proteins co-encoded in one Candidatus Zixiibacteriota bacterium genomic window:
- a CDS encoding S26 family signal peptidase — protein sequence MKRFTNSLSFAFLLNLILPGAGHLYWRDYLFGLFIFLVMLIASVLFLFNFLFDLPPLAKGVLFGVPIVFYLFSFVDLARTVRRKQNPPPRSEVTARVFVVGSLLIALLLPLSPANFAIRNRPTVLKVNDESLAPAVRSGGVFVVNRAAYSVRLFFLEKTHQYRSPGRLDLVLFADSSTSARLGWVLALEGEEIEVAGGSLYVDGLPVPGNILVLNQLGRLPLTRVRLGTILVGAPNGGASLEIVQISDRDIVGKAYRLF from the coding sequence ATGAAACGATTTACCAATAGTCTCAGTTTCGCCTTCCTGCTCAATCTCATTCTCCCTGGAGCGGGGCACCTGTATTGGCGTGACTATCTGTTTGGTCTGTTCATCTTCCTGGTGATGCTCATCGCCTCAGTGTTGTTCCTCTTCAATTTCCTTTTTGATTTGCCGCCTCTCGCGAAAGGCGTGCTCTTCGGCGTGCCGATAGTCTTCTACCTGTTCTCATTTGTTGACCTCGCGCGTACCGTTCGCCGCAAACAAAACCCCCCGCCGCGTTCCGAGGTCACCGCACGGGTCTTTGTGGTCGGATCGTTACTCATTGCCTTGTTGCTGCCGCTGTCGCCCGCGAATTTCGCGATACGCAATCGCCCTACCGTTCTGAAAGTCAACGATGAATCCCTCGCGCCGGCGGTGAGATCCGGCGGCGTCTTTGTTGTCAATCGAGCGGCCTATTCGGTTCGTCTTTTCTTTCTGGAAAAAACGCATCAATACAGGAGTCCCGGCAGGCTGGATCTCGTATTGTTCGCGGACTCCTCGACGTCAGCCAGGCTGGGGTGGGTGCTTGCCTTGGAAGGCGAGGAAATCGAGGTAGCGGGGGGATCGCTATATGTTGACGGTTTGCCGGTACCGGGCAATATCTTGGTTCTGAATCAACTCGGGCGCCTTCCGTTGACGAGGGTCAGGCTGGGAACTATCTTGGTCGGCGCCCCGAACGGGGGTGCGAGTCTCGAAATAGTACAGATTTCGGACCGTGACATTGTTGGGAAAGCGTACCGGTTGTTTTGA
- a CDS encoding HAD-IA family hydrolase translates to MRAIDCLIFDLDGTLIDSSVGVIDAVNYSLRMMNLPQQAPEKIVRYIGFPVEKMYADFGAKPVEELHHHFQSRAAQSMVASTVPLDGVDRTLMRLQADGYRMAIATTKIRPHLDGVIAKFGWGRLFETSVAADEVAAVKPAPDAFRLALRRLGASAGRALVVGDTINDVYAAHRVPVRVVAVESPYGGLDELQASRPDYFVRTLADLPGLLTQINNHTG, encoded by the coding sequence TTGAGAGCGATTGATTGTCTCATCTTTGACCTTGACGGCACTCTGATTGACTCCTCGGTGGGGGTAATCGATGCGGTCAACTATTCGCTGCGGATGATGAATCTGCCCCAGCAGGCCCCGGAGAAGATTGTCAGGTACATCGGGTTCCCTGTCGAAAAGATGTACGCGGATTTTGGTGCCAAACCGGTGGAAGAACTCCACCATCACTTCCAGTCCCGCGCTGCTCAAAGCATGGTGGCGTCGACCGTGCCGCTGGACGGTGTCGATCGAACGCTAATGCGCCTTCAGGCCGACGGCTACCGCATGGCCATAGCGACAACCAAGATCCGGCCGCACCTTGACGGCGTGATCGCTAAATTCGGCTGGGGTCGTTTGTTCGAGACGTCGGTCGCTGCCGATGAGGTGGCTGCGGTCAAACCGGCCCCGGACGCTTTCCGGCTCGCGCTGCGTCGCCTCGGCGCCTCCGCGGGGCGCGCCCTCGTGGTCGGCGATACCATAAATGATGTTTACGCTGCGCATCGTGTTCCTGTGCGAGTGGTTGCGGTCGAATCCCCGTACGGCGGATTGGACGAGTTGCAAGCGTCCCGGCCCGATTACTTCGTTAGGACACTGGCGGATCTTCC